The Candidatus Hydrogenedentota bacterium genome contains a region encoding:
- a CDS encoding prepilin-type N-terminal cleavage/methylation domain-containing protein has product MNRKYQRGFTLIEVIVALTILSIGIIAIMKLFPRSIQQTRQAAERQQASFLAKTELGQLRAGGVGPVMTSWAANNAFRSLATAGGEYTGLYKSWNSTVKRVSSDVDLYRVTFNVEMFDGRRERFVTYVTEQ; this is encoded by the coding sequence ATGAACAGGAAGTACCAGCGCGGTTTCACCCTCATCGAGGTTATCGTGGCGCTCACGATTCTCTCCATCGGGATCATAGCGATCATGAAGCTTTTCCCCCGCTCCATCCAGCAGACCCGCCAGGCGGCGGAGCGCCAGCAGGCCTCCTTCCTGGCGAAAACCGAGCTGGGCCAATTGCGTGCGGGCGGCGTGGGTCCCGTGATGACGAGCTGGGCGGCGAACAACGCCTTTCGCAGCCTGGCCACGGCCGGCGGCGAATACACCGGCCTCTACAAGTCGTGGAACAGCACGGTAAAGCGGGTGAGCAGCGATGTGGACTTGTACCGGGTGACCTTCAACGTCGAGATGTTTGACGGGCGTCGCGAACGGTTTGTGACCTATGTTACCGAACAATAA
- a CDS encoding SUMF1/EgtB/PvdO family nonheme iron enzyme, producing the protein MMDRRLDLCAVRARAGFLVLLVGLATLAGGCGKEIPQTEVTIDSAPESGATVLVEGGVTAVTPATLRGLPEGQLNILLKMERYRDTEDEIRVEAGDPQKFVIEMEPLVGYLTIESEPSGAEVTLDDAVIGTTPIRKYAVGIGEHRYRLTYPNYYPYESEVLDVKTDHEYGVNTKVNLKPQEGILRLSSKPTAATIWLNGAKQPLVTPQEYSLPPGNYIVDVHTSGYIMKGTRVTLKPNEPQDVLLEMVPGDIPAGMVLVPAGPFLRGASGRAPDEAPQAEVDLPSFYIDKYEVTNAEFKEVFLEHEFPEGRENFPVSGVTWNQAVDYAKAVGKRLPTEQEWEKAARGTAGLEFPWGNEFDPTVCNTKVSEVGGPVERGKYIEGLSPYGCVDMAGNVYEWTQDWYQAYEGNTDVTKDYGQIFRVLRGGSYQSDRFDVRCAKRHFDKISTVRADYGFRCALSVP; encoded by the coding sequence ATGATGGATAGACGTCTTGACTTGTGTGCCGTGCGCGCGAGAGCGGGCTTTCTTGTCCTTCTGGTCGGCCTCGCGACACTGGCCGGCGGCTGCGGCAAGGAGATACCGCAGACGGAGGTGACGATTGACAGCGCGCCGGAGTCGGGCGCGACGGTGCTGGTGGAGGGCGGGGTGACGGCGGTGACCCCGGCGACGCTTCGGGGTTTGCCCGAGGGACAGTTGAATATTTTGCTGAAGATGGAGCGCTACCGCGATACGGAGGACGAGATCCGGGTGGAGGCGGGCGATCCGCAGAAGTTCGTGATCGAGATGGAGCCGCTGGTGGGTTATCTGACGATCGAGTCGGAACCTTCGGGCGCCGAGGTGACGCTGGACGACGCGGTAATCGGCACGACCCCGATCAGAAAGTACGCGGTGGGGATCGGCGAGCACCGGTACCGGCTGACCTATCCGAATTATTATCCCTATGAGTCGGAGGTCCTGGACGTGAAGACGGACCACGAGTACGGGGTGAACACGAAGGTGAACTTGAAGCCCCAGGAGGGGATCCTGCGGCTTTCTTCGAAGCCCACGGCGGCCACGATCTGGCTGAATGGGGCGAAGCAGCCGCTGGTGACGCCGCAGGAATACTCGCTGCCGCCGGGCAATTATATTGTGGATGTGCACACGTCGGGGTATATCATGAAAGGCACGCGGGTAACGCTGAAGCCCAATGAGCCGCAGGACGTGCTGCTGGAGATGGTGCCGGGTGACATTCCGGCGGGGATGGTGCTGGTGCCGGCGGGGCCCTTCCTCCGGGGGGCGTCGGGCCGGGCGCCGGATGAGGCCCCCCAGGCCGAGGTGGATCTGCCATCATTTTATATTGACAAATATGAGGTTACTAACGCAGAATTTAAGGAAGTGTTTCTTGAGCATGAATTCCCGGAGGGTCGGGAGAACTTTCCTGTTTCCGGCGTGACGTGGAACCAGGCGGTGGATTATGCGAAGGCGGTGGGGAAGCGACTTCCGACGGAGCAGGAGTGGGAGAAGGCGGCGCGGGGCACGGCGGGGCTGGAGTTTCCCTGGGGGAACGAGTTTGACCCGACGGTGTGCAACACGAAGGTGTCGGAGGTGGGCGGGCCGGTTGAGCGCGGCAAGTATATTGAGGGTCTTTCGCCCTATGGTTGCGTGGACATGGCCGGCAACGTGTATGAGTGGACGCAGGACTGGTATCAGGCGTACGAAGGGAATACGGACGTGACGAAGGATTACGGTCAAATATTCCGGGTGCTTCGGGGTGGATCGTATCAATCGGATCGTTTTGACGTGCGCTGTGCGAAGCGTCATTTTGACAAAATTTCAACGGTTCGCGCGGACTATGGATTTCGTTGCGCGCTTAGTGTACCGTAG
- the pilM gene encoding type IV pilus assembly protein PilM: MAGITGGRHKRLVLDIGASAIRLAELAQTKAGHQLVKYYQREFNSDPALDEEERKAIKQKALAELLKETKVRTRKTIFGVPGQSVFTRSRTLPPVPEYKVSQIVRYEIQQQIPFSLDQIAMDYQILGRTEAGGYDVMMAAIKVDVVDKLIEILTPSRRVIDVADVNPLAAYNWLKHTGEFGSSGECVALIDMGAATTDIVIEREGQFRFTRPLNLGGNDVTLAIASAFNMSFTDAERLKRQRGFAPTGDPNTDGQGGEVIGNVLQRMVSEIMRSFAYFRSLPGGGQVNRVVLCGGGACLRNIIPFMQRQLGLEVRIAQPLAGLAVAPGGQQVSEAPEQSCVALGMALRCQQTVALEINLIPPRVLEAARRREAALYWGLSMATLALTMACIIPQKAKENTKVLEEIGKMKTMIQRYDPELVLSITGATVPQSAKLKDFKAVQTQVSGLETQVKALEDERNFRNFWLEEMSLVNDSRPEKFKVWFSAIETTTITDAATATAAGPMRGGGGMERPGGGFGRLSGGINPLAGAGTPGAENEPTLAQPKVFSSGFPGVSLQNPTGLAAGGGGFASADEEEDDDRAGRRGGRSGMGGGAGASLQEFTRPNGLRVLGFAESSEAIQEFVENLKAAERTQANKDTLKVKAVHFSEASVLKLPQEILYQAWTTANQASRPSGAVGPVTGPAVYSFEVNIEFEGLYYKATPQVSVTASNAGLGRTGAAGTNFARPSAPATGGEGLDAAPSGQPRLTRSERRRQREEE, from the coding sequence ATGGCTGGTATAACTGGCGGACGACACAAGCGGTTGGTGCTTGACATTGGTGCAAGCGCAATCCGACTTGCGGAACTTGCGCAGACCAAAGCTGGACACCAACTGGTAAAGTATTACCAGCGCGAGTTTAACTCGGATCCGGCGCTGGACGAGGAAGAGCGCAAGGCCATCAAGCAGAAGGCGCTTGCCGAACTGCTGAAAGAGACGAAGGTCCGCACGCGAAAGACGATTTTCGGCGTGCCGGGCCAGTCTGTGTTCACACGAAGTCGAACGCTTCCTCCGGTACCGGAATATAAAGTCAGCCAGATAGTTCGTTACGAAATTCAGCAGCAGATTCCGTTTTCGCTGGATCAGATTGCGATGGACTATCAGATCCTGGGCCGCACGGAGGCGGGCGGGTACGATGTGATGATGGCGGCGATCAAGGTGGATGTGGTGGACAAGCTGATCGAGATCCTGACGCCATCGCGGCGGGTGATCGATGTGGCGGACGTGAACCCGCTGGCGGCCTACAACTGGCTGAAGCACACGGGTGAATTTGGCAGTTCGGGCGAATGCGTCGCCCTTATCGATATGGGCGCGGCCACGACGGATATCGTCATCGAGCGCGAGGGGCAGTTCCGCTTTACGCGCCCGCTGAATCTGGGGGGCAACGACGTTACCCTGGCGATCGCGTCGGCCTTCAACATGAGTTTTACCGACGCGGAGCGCCTGAAGCGCCAGCGCGGTTTTGCGCCGACGGGCGATCCGAATACGGACGGTCAGGGCGGCGAAGTCATAGGTAATGTTCTCCAGCGCATGGTCTCCGAGATCATGCGTTCTTTTGCGTACTTCCGGTCGCTGCCGGGCGGTGGCCAGGTCAATCGCGTGGTGCTTTGCGGCGGGGGTGCCTGTCTGCGCAACATCATTCCCTTCATGCAGCGCCAGCTTGGCCTTGAGGTGCGTATTGCCCAGCCGCTGGCGGGCCTGGCGGTGGCTCCGGGTGGCCAGCAGGTCAGCGAAGCGCCGGAGCAGTCCTGCGTGGCGCTGGGGATGGCGCTGCGCTGCCAGCAGACGGTGGCGCTGGAGATCAATCTGATCCCGCCGCGCGTTCTGGAAGCGGCGCGCCGCCGGGAGGCCGCCCTGTACTGGGGGCTTTCGATGGCGACCCTGGCCCTGACGATGGCGTGCATCATCCCCCAGAAGGCCAAAGAAAATACGAAGGTGCTGGAAGAAATCGGAAAAATGAAGACGATGATCCAGCGCTACGACCCGGAGCTGGTGCTGAGTATCACCGGCGCGACGGTGCCCCAGTCGGCGAAACTGAAAGATTTCAAGGCGGTTCAGACCCAGGTGTCGGGGCTGGAAACGCAGGTAAAGGCCCTCGAAGACGAGCGGAACTTCCGCAATTTCTGGCTTGAGGAGATGTCGCTGGTCAACGATTCCCGCCCTGAAAAATTCAAGGTGTGGTTCAGCGCCATCGAGACGACCACCATCACGGACGCGGCTACGGCGACAGCGGCGGGGCCGATGCGCGGCGGCGGCGGCATGGAACGGCCGGGTGGTGGCTTTGGCCGTCTTTCCGGCGGCATCAATCCGCTGGCGGGCGCGGGTACGCCGGGCGCGGAGAACGAGCCGACCCTGGCCCAGCCCAAGGTATTCAGTTCCGGATTTCCGGGCGTGAGCCTTCAGAACCCCACGGGATTGGCCGCGGGCGGCGGCGGTTTTGCGAGTGCGGACGAGGAAGAAGATGATGATCGTGCCGGTCGCCGTGGAGGTCGAAGCGGAATGGGCGGGGGGGCAGGGGCCAGTCTCCAGGAATTTACGCGGCCCAACGGTCTCCGTGTTCTTGGCTTTGCGGAGTCCAGCGAAGCGATACAGGAATTCGTGGAGAACCTGAAGGCGGCGGAGCGCACCCAAGCGAACAAAGATACGCTGAAGGTGAAGGCGGTTCACTTCAGCGAAGCCAGCGTGCTCAAGCTGCCGCAGGAAATACTCTATCAAGCGTGGACGACGGCGAATCAGGCGAGTCGGCCTTCGGGCGCGGTTGGTCCCGTCACGGGCCCTGCTGTCTACTCGTTCGAGGTAAACATCGAGTTTGAAGGCCTCTATTACAAGGCTACCCCCCAAGTGTCAGTTACGGCTTCCAACGCTGGTCTGGGGCGCACGGGTGCCGCCGGGACGAATTTTGCCAGGCCGAGTGCTCCTGCCACCGGGGGCGAAGGACTCGACGCGGCTCCATCGGGGCAGCCAAGGCTGACTAGGAGCGAGCGACGCCGTCAGAGGGAAGAAGAATGA
- a CDS encoding prepilin-type N-terminal cleavage/methylation domain-containing protein, whose protein sequence is MHGVPARRQSQAGFTLTELLVATAIFVILMSALVTLFNSAIAAVRQGYASIDAFETGRMAMSTFARDLNGAFTAREHGDTYNFYGRPDGFMFVGALANGQIGRVTYVTHPSLNTPRVRMKVTERWGVIEANLRRQAERIARERGYSGGYPALFADNTIDVVDDFYFYSDFSGTRRYNAGEWVEFDVELELESLIRYEETGAADLDAFNMYVKLDNLGAPISLDWPYVDPIEPANDAATPPATDGNAQQAFLLRALDPTPGDTNYDMREIYRTINRDTLGTGGYLLPSGERMFLRALGHDTFQQLLNARKREFWLRMLSGEPMGLPTLTPDASHGSVGYWYDERLNAPNSRNMRVLNEYVIADGIVGRSILLQPNSEIELYIDVDGNSNPSPPDIFPDILDAEVKFAYGDGSNPAQQYFNDIQNLRDPENPDGNTGGANPALYEPSIPILLSKDNGYFGVGDFTDGDLVAADMALSNTMLGSNTKVDPANPSQRIPNAAKMGSPLAPRIPSVVSTDFWVTRTRTRPGAPDILKRFSQTVQIPTAQGRSATTTIAQGPGASL, encoded by the coding sequence ATGCATGGAGTACCAGCGCGCCGCCAGAGCCAGGCCGGGTTCACCCTGACCGAACTGCTCGTGGCCACCGCGATTTTTGTGATATTGATGAGCGCCCTGGTGACGCTTTTCAACTCCGCCATTGCCGCCGTGCGCCAGGGCTACGCCAGCATCGACGCCTTTGAAACCGGCCGCATGGCCATGAGCACCTTCGCCCGCGATCTCAACGGCGCGTTCACCGCCCGAGAGCACGGCGACACCTACAATTTCTACGGTCGACCGGATGGATTCATGTTCGTCGGCGCCCTGGCCAATGGCCAGATTGGCCGCGTGACCTATGTCACCCATCCCAGCCTCAACACGCCCCGGGTGCGGATGAAGGTCACCGAGCGCTGGGGCGTGATCGAGGCGAACCTGCGCCGCCAGGCCGAGCGGATCGCCCGCGAGCGGGGCTACTCGGGGGGCTATCCCGCCCTTTTCGCCGACAACACCATCGACGTAGTGGATGACTTCTATTTCTACAGCGACTTCAGCGGAACCCGGCGTTACAACGCGGGCGAGTGGGTCGAGTTCGACGTGGAGCTGGAGCTTGAGAGTCTGATTCGCTACGAGGAAACGGGCGCGGCCGATCTGGACGCGTTCAATATGTACGTGAAGCTGGACAACCTCGGCGCGCCCATCAGTCTGGACTGGCCCTATGTCGATCCCATTGAGCCCGCCAACGACGCGGCGACGCCTCCGGCCACCGACGGCAACGCCCAGCAGGCCTTTCTGCTGCGCGCCCTTGACCCCACTCCCGGCGATACGAATTACGATATGCGCGAGATTTACCGGACGATCAACCGCGACACCCTTGGCACGGGCGGTTACCTGCTACCCTCCGGCGAACGGATGTTCCTGCGCGCACTGGGCCACGATACATTCCAGCAGCTACTGAATGCGCGCAAGCGCGAGTTCTGGCTCCGCATGCTCTCCGGCGAGCCCATGGGCCTGCCCACCCTGACCCCCGATGCGTCCCATGGGTCCGTGGGCTACTGGTACGACGAACGATTGAACGCCCCCAACTCCCGCAACATGCGCGTGCTCAACGAGTACGTCATCGCGGACGGCATCGTCGGGCGCAGCATCCTGTTGCAGCCGAACTCCGAGATCGAGCTGTATATCGACGTGGACGGCAATTCAAACCCCAGCCCGCCCGATATCTTCCCCGATATCCTCGATGCGGAGGTGAAGTTCGCCTATGGCGATGGATCCAACCCGGCCCAGCAATACTTCAACGATATCCAGAACCTGCGCGACCCGGAGAACCCCGACGGGAACACGGGGGGCGCGAATCCCGCCCTTTACGAACCGAGCATTCCCATCCTGCTGTCCAAGGACAACGGCTACTTCGGCGTGGGCGATTTCACCGATGGCGACCTGGTGGCGGCGGATATGGCCCTGTCGAATACCATGCTGGGCTCCAACACGAAAGTGGACCCGGCGAATCCGTCGCAGCGGATTCCCAATGCCGCGAAAATGGGATCGCCCCTGGCCCCCCGTATTCCGTCCGTCGTCTCGACGGATTTCTGGGTTACCCGCACCCGGACGCGCCCCGGCGCGCCGGATATCCTGAAGCGGTTTTCCCAGACCGTGCAGATTCCAACCGCCCAGGGACGATCGGCGACCACGACCATCGCCCAGGGGCCCGGCGCGTCCCTCTAG
- a CDS encoding right-handed parallel beta-helix repeat-containing protein: MWYSKRFNRAVALLLAVPGAVLIVDPARAATLDVCATCTHTTLDSAFTAATSGDTIVLDGPTLLTDPPATYTLATDLVINAAKNNITIRGKQASRPDKIEIVGTGGGPVITVEDDRSFEILGVTIKGGTTGILAMPDSTVEIRRCMFDGITGISLNCLDPTNVYIAGSVITGSGGDAIRIDQGGKLNVLQCTLLTNTGLGVNALDGEAHIVATLIHDSGAGIDGTPATLEVLGNWVTDAGGNPVAMPTGVTDANAVIDVLVPATVFETVIEPFPGKLASAAQERQSGVDTGELETDPFSMPFTGLDFDTETRATGNLVVGADDADGSGGSSDWTECFVIQGGFARAYVGEGVITIEINARRLDLSDAELYIKHEDVVDIRTAANIIGPLPIITESLVDTSFGTADYTIDEDVLETLYPAPGFNIQKDYIIYLNTDDTQSIAATNDLHGDTEGNFSAVGQAVYGRVFGLDTIPPVVTTNLTLLADQYATAATLLDDPIDGGAPWSGAASALLGNAGANAGYLNGNTGEPSVFLDGNLPVIPPYLKANVGLALTFTDVGAGFAVNGLPNGRVENTPGGKQAALFRDYTVRPGFAWWDSADESTPELIANASELTVTYTNSGGNTLQTVWNFTNLAHDGVNQWHAIANIRVMDLAGNEATLDPSFQNFIPMRPYHFWWFPDARGELRSGPHEVPSTNPVFSWGLFRGQGGEDPQDPFPCVPSVRWRLWGADFPGVAATSWTDLTAGTWSNWMDANTRVIGLDTIFTGTTRLRDLMTGPVGSEYLIAVQGYDEAGNLQSIPVLGNLTTSNDLTALNVNFRRWTDPGVSMAAALDTKVQANFWYNNPTLAALRAVDAGEKSFGAASRVALPLCPARVEAGFNITMEIPDSVSPASARVSYELFEDGAVAAVGLIDPSSAPGGYTFVVPQDLITAPGPSAIITGGGLDFLNVSTCYPGAPDRLGDDGPLGAEPPYRQRDVKYQVLFRTGILQNATLPPNDPASYIFDTTPATVEFTVTVDRALKDEQPNKSFSKE, encoded by the coding sequence ATGTGGTATAGCAAGCGATTCAATCGGGCGGTGGCCCTGCTCCTGGCCGTGCCCGGCGCCGTCTTGATCGTAGATCCGGCCCGCGCGGCGACCCTGGATGTGTGCGCGACCTGTACCCACACCACGCTGGACTCCGCATTCACGGCCGCGACCTCGGGCGACACGATTGTGCTGGATGGTCCCACGCTGTTGACCGATCCGCCGGCGACCTACACGCTGGCGACGGATCTGGTGATCAACGCCGCGAAGAACAACATCACCATCCGTGGCAAGCAGGCCTCCCGACCGGACAAGATCGAGATCGTGGGCACCGGCGGCGGCCCCGTCATCACGGTGGAAGACGACCGCTCCTTTGAGATTCTGGGGGTGACGATCAAGGGCGGCACCACGGGCATTCTGGCGATGCCCGACAGCACCGTGGAAATCCGCCGCTGCATGTTTGACGGCATCACCGGCATCAGTTTGAATTGCCTCGACCCGACCAACGTCTATATTGCCGGATCGGTCATTACCGGCAGCGGCGGCGACGCCATTCGAATCGATCAAGGCGGCAAGTTGAACGTGCTCCAGTGCACGCTGCTGACAAATACCGGGCTGGGGGTAAACGCCCTGGACGGCGAGGCCCACATTGTGGCGACCTTGATCCACGACAGCGGCGCGGGTATCGACGGCACCCCGGCCACCCTGGAAGTGCTGGGCAACTGGGTGACCGATGCCGGGGGTAATCCGGTGGCCATGCCGACCGGCGTCACCGACGCCAATGCGGTCATTGATGTTCTGGTTCCCGCCACGGTGTTTGAAACCGTGATCGAGCCCTTTCCCGGTAAACTGGCCAGCGCGGCCCAGGAGCGCCAGAGCGGCGTGGACACGGGCGAACTGGAGACCGACCCTTTCAGCATGCCCTTCACGGGCCTCGATTTTGACACCGAGACCCGGGCGACCGGCAACCTCGTGGTGGGCGCGGATGACGCGGACGGTTCGGGCGGTTCGTCGGACTGGACCGAGTGCTTTGTGATCCAGGGCGGCTTCGCACGGGCCTATGTGGGCGAGGGGGTCATCACCATCGAGATCAACGCGCGCCGACTGGATCTGAGCGATGCGGAATTGTACATCAAGCACGAAGACGTGGTGGATATTCGCACCGCCGCCAATATTATTGGTCCCCTTCCGATTATCACCGAGAGCCTCGTCGACACGAGCTTTGGCACGGCGGACTACACCATCGATGAGGATGTGCTGGAGACGCTCTATCCCGCGCCGGGCTTCAATATTCAGAAGGATTACATCATCTACCTGAACACCGACGATACCCAGAGTATCGCGGCGACCAACGACCTGCACGGCGACACCGAGGGCAACTTCAGCGCGGTCGGCCAGGCGGTCTACGGTCGCGTGTTCGGTCTGGACACGATCCCGCCGGTGGTGACGACGAATCTCACCCTGCTCGCGGATCAGTATGCGACGGCGGCCACCCTGCTGGACGACCCCATCGACGGAGGGGCTCCCTGGAGCGGTGCGGCCAGCGCGCTCCTGGGCAATGCGGGCGCCAACGCCGGTTACCTCAATGGGAACACGGGCGAGCCGTCCGTTTTCCTCGATGGCAATCTGCCCGTCATTCCGCCATACCTCAAGGCCAATGTGGGCCTCGCCCTCACCTTTACCGACGTGGGAGCGGGCTTCGCGGTGAACGGCCTGCCCAATGGCCGCGTTGAGAATACGCCGGGCGGCAAGCAGGCTGCCCTGTTCAGAGACTATACGGTGCGCCCCGGCTTCGCCTGGTGGGACAGCGCCGACGAGTCCACGCCGGAGCTGATCGCGAACGCCTCCGAACTGACGGTGACCTACACGAATTCGGGCGGCAACACCCTGCAGACCGTGTGGAACTTTACGAATCTGGCCCACGACGGCGTCAACCAGTGGCACGCCATCGCCAATATCCGTGTCATGGATCTGGCGGGCAACGAGGCCACCCTCGACCCGTCCTTCCAGAATTTCATACCCATGCGCCCCTACCACTTCTGGTGGTTCCCCGATGCCCGGGGCGAGTTGCGCAGCGGACCCCACGAGGTGCCGTCGACCAATCCGGTCTTCAGTTGGGGGCTCTTCCGCGGCCAGGGCGGCGAAGATCCTCAGGATCCCTTCCCCTGCGTTCCGTCGGTGCGCTGGCGCCTGTGGGGAGCGGATTTCCCCGGTGTCGCCGCCACGTCGTGGACCGACCTCACGGCGGGCACCTGGAGCAACTGGATGGATGCGAATACCCGTGTGATCGGGCTGGACACCATCTTCACCGGAACCACGCGGCTCCGGGATCTGATGACGGGTCCGGTGGGCTCCGAGTATCTGATTGCCGTGCAGGGCTATGACGAAGCGGGTAACCTGCAGAGTATCCCCGTGCTGGGCAACCTGACCACCTCCAATGATCTGACGGCGCTCAATGTAAATTTCCGCCGCTGGACGGATCCGGGGGTCAGCATGGCCGCCGCGCTGGATACGAAGGTGCAGGCGAACTTCTGGTACAACAACCCGACCCTGGCCGCGCTTCGCGCCGTGGACGCGGGCGAGAAGAGCTTTGGCGCGGCGTCCCGCGTGGCGCTGCCGCTCTGTCCCGCGCGCGTGGAGGCGGGCTTCAATATCACGATGGAGATACCGGACAGCGTATCGCCCGCGAGTGCGCGCGTGTCCTACGAGCTCTTTGAAGACGGCGCCGTGGCGGCCGTCGGCCTGATCGATCCTTCGAGCGCGCCGGGAGGCTACACCTTCGTCGTGCCTCAGGATCTCATCACCGCGCCGGGCCCATCCGCCATCATCACGGGCGGCGGCCTCGATTTCCTGAACGTTTCCACGTGCTATCCGGGCGCGCCGGATCGCCTGGGCGACGATGGTCCGCTGGGCGCGGAGCCCCCCTACCGCCAGCGCGACGTGAAGTATCAGGTGTTGTTCAGGACGGGAATTCTGCAGAACGCCACGTTGCCTCCGAACGATCCCGCCAGCTACATATTTGACACGACCCCGGCGACGGTGGAGTTTACGGTGACGGTGGATCGGGCCCTGAAAGACGAGCAGCCGAACAAGAGTTTCTCGAAGGAATAG
- a CDS encoding prepilin-type N-terminal cleavage/methylation domain-containing protein, giving the protein MHGEYRESRAGFTLVEVLVVLAIVALVSAIAIPGLAKMGAFSRDEFKRATQEVNSVLRAAQLYATTYNVNTAVVYSMDNYSQEEATLADTLPVADPSDEDPGDPFRAVASPIVDSLTGIPVRQIEAAAIMYQLPSTMGANLRDKFVPIPGDLGEFRPLPQGMSIALQSPEPENIDTTNPSNPVYGALYSEFGWSNYRSTATINRVGDGGMKRITAALGLPPALTGGELFTLATNPANYTEENFPAHVFRSSGRLDSPQFGFECGSGANCARERYSLFITPSADRPLDERLVQPENPDLSYLDSNGVEQSNLRYREIHIFKSTGRIAIPQDF; this is encoded by the coding sequence ATGCACGGCGAATACCGAGAGAGCAGGGCGGGTTTTACCCTGGTGGAGGTTCTGGTGGTTCTGGCCATCGTGGCGCTGGTTTCGGCCATTGCCATTCCCGGCCTCGCCAAGATGGGCGCCTTCTCCCGCGATGAGTTCAAACGGGCCACCCAGGAAGTCAATTCCGTCCTCCGCGCCGCCCAGCTCTACGCCACGACCTACAACGTGAACACCGCCGTCGTCTACAGCATGGATAACTATTCTCAGGAGGAAGCGACCCTCGCGGACACCCTGCCCGTGGCCGATCCGTCGGATGAGGATCCCGGCGATCCCTTCCGCGCCGTCGCGTCCCCCATCGTAGATTCACTCACCGGCATCCCGGTTCGGCAGATCGAGGCCGCCGCCATCATGTACCAATTGCCCTCCACCATGGGCGCCAATCTCCGGGACAAGTTCGTCCCCATCCCCGGCGACCTGGGCGAATTCCGGCCCCTGCCCCAGGGCATGTCCATCGCGCTGCAGAGCCCCGAGCCGGAAAACATCGATACTACCAACCCGAGCAATCCGGTTTACGGCGCCCTCTATTCCGAGTTTGGCTGGTCCAACTACCGCAGCACCGCGACCATCAACCGCGTGGGCGATGGCGGGATGAAGCGTATAACGGCGGCGCTGGGTCTGCCCCCGGCGCTGACGGGCGGCGAGCTTTTTACCCTGGCCACCAACCCGGCGAACTATACGGAAGAGAACTTTCCCGCCCACGTGTTCCGATCTTCCGGCCGGCTCGACAGCCCCCAGTTTGGCTTTGAATGCGGTTCCGGTGCGAATTGCGCACGGGAGCGCTACTCCCTTTTCATCACGCCCTCCGCGGATCGCCCCCTGGACGAGCGCCTGGTGCAGCCGGAAAATCCCGATCTGAGTTATCTCGACAGCAACGGGGTGGAGCAGTCCAACCTGCGTTACCGCGAGATCCACATTTTCAAATCCACCGGGCGAATTGCCATTCCCCAGGACTTCTAA
- a CDS encoding type II secretion system protein: MRRKQGFTLVELLVVMAIISILAAIAIPNIQSYIARGRATQAISEIQNIELAITKLLSDAGRSSLNDVLNLEVIGDSVGINSANSKDVRDMSTWAAGDFENFTEAYTNAVYRLLKKGRGATVSDDGTGTAILDYQEDVVRNLGTTYFAELGFDPWGELYQIFPGPWRVTNGPNVFRVYLPATSAAKVVPGESTAVLNGDDLSLGSGSTSGFVITDIDGQEIDLAGVPAANQVDTFIWSKGANLVSGQAEFLPPVPGYNPGTPGSSQYGGISPITSAYPGGQEPELVGGGDDVNNWDRNQTFMRFYN, encoded by the coding sequence ATGAGAAGAAAACAAGGTTTCACCCTCGTGGAACTCCTGGTCGTGATGGCGATTATCTCCATCCTCGCGGCCATCGCCATTCCGAACATCCAGAGCTACATTGCCCGTGGCCGGGCCACGCAGGCGATCTCCGAGATTCAGAATATCGAGCTGGCGATTACGAAGCTGTTGTCCGACGCGGGCCGCAGCAGCCTGAACGATGTGCTGAACCTGGAAGTCATTGGCGACTCCGTAGGCATAAACTCCGCGAATTCCAAGGACGTCCGGGACATGTCCACCTGGGCCGCGGGCGACTTTGAAAACTTTACGGAAGCCTACACCAACGCGGTCTATCGGCTCCTGAAGAAGGGTCGCGGCGCGACGGTCTCGGACGACGGCACCGGTACCGCGATTCTGGACTATCAGGAAGATGTGGTTCGCAATCTGGGTACGACGTACTTCGCCGAGCTGGGTTTCGATCCCTGGGGCGAACTTTACCAGATATTCCCCGGCCCCTGGCGCGTCACCAACGGCCCGAATGTCTTCCGCGTCTATCTGCCCGCCACGAGTGCGGCCAAGGTCGTCCCCGGCGAGAGCACGGCCGTGTTGAACGGCGATGACCTGAGCCTGGGCTCCGGTTCCACGTCGGGATTCGTTATCACGGATATCGATGGTCAGGAAATTGACCTGGCGGGCGTTCCCGCGGCCAATCAAGTGGACACCTTTATCTGGTCCAAGGGCGCCAATCTGGTATCGGGTCAGGCGGAATTTCTTCCTCCCGTTCCGGGCTATAACCCCGGCACGCCGGGGAGCTCCCAGTACGGCGGCATTTCGCCCATCACGAGCGCCTATCCCGGCGGTCAGGAACCTGAACTCGTGGGCGGTGGTGACGACGTGAACAACTGGGACCGCAACCAGACCTTCATGCGGTTCTACAACTAA